In Planococcus shixiaomingii, the DNA window AAAACTGAATTCAGGACTTTCGAACTTTTCAAAGGTGCAAAGAGCAAAAAAAAAAAAACTGCCAAGATAGATTGGACAGTTTTTATTTCACTTTATTTAATAGGAAGAAATACGGTTGCTTGTCGCCTTTCCAATCCATCATGCAAAAAAGCAGACCGTCTTGTACCTTCCGGAAATGGTCATGAATCGGCAAATTATCGTAAATCATTGTTGCCGTCGTTCTTCCTCGAAACTCCATCATTCGCATGCGGGCTTTGCCGCCTGCCGCTTTTATAAGTTTCCGTTTATCCATTACCGGCACTGGATCCACTGCAAACACGTCTCCATGTTTTCCTTCAAATAATAGCGGATCAACATTTTCTGCATCATGAAATGCCTTGCCGTACCAATTCAACTTCTTCAAGACACCATCTAAAGGATGGCCCGTATGGAACTCTTCGCCTCTCCATGTGCCAATAAGCGATTCCAAATCAACCGTTTCGCATGCATCGAAGATTTGGCAGGCTGTGTGCAAGTCAGCCCGGCCTCCAGCCAATATTCGATGGAACTCTTCCAGTCTCTCCATTTCCACCTCTCCTTAACTTCAGCTTCCCCATGATTTGTATTCAAACTCTTCCGCGTACTTCTCATACTTTTGCAACGTATCTTTTATGTTTTTCTCGTTTTTCGCAAGCATTCGCTCTCTTGTCTTTTTACGCTTAAACCTCAAACCATATGCTTTTTGGGCAGCATCATACGCTTTTATTAATTCGCTGAATTCCACCGCCACGTCACCGTCTTGATCGGATAACAAAGATGCTAATAATCCGATTTTCTGGTAAAGTTCTTCGGTTGTATAGCGGTCCTGGTCACGATAAAGAAGCCCTGCCACAATGCAGCTTGGCAATTCTTCGTCAACGCCTTTCGCCAAATCTGTCAGCAATTCAAGCATTACCCGCCGATTGCTTGCTAGTGACAACACATAAAAAACATGCGGAATTTCCTCAATCGGCGAATCGGCGATAAATCCGTCAATCTCTTTTATTAATTCTGCAGGTTCAAAATGTCCAATCAACATGCCTAGCCGATAGGTTTCGTATAATATATATCTATCCATAATATCACCCGCTTAATGAAGAAATAAAAAAGAAAAGAGCAAGCTGCTTGTTTTTGATTGATCACCATTCAATGAAAACCACCGGAAACACTTCATTATTCTGAAACAAAAAAACGACCATCGCAATTTCCCAATGCCTTCCTCACTTTCTTCTTTATATAAGCGCCATTATCCTGCTTGAAATCAACCGGATCAAAAATACATTAAAAAATGTCCACTTCCTTTAAAGGAGGCGGACATTTCTCTACCGGAAGAGACACTCATTGCACAGAAGTCGAACCATAGCTTCCCATGCGCCGTTTAACTTGTATGTAAGATGCAGCTTCTGCAATTTCAGCCTGATCAAGCGGCTTGTCGTCTAACAGAAAAGTATATTCATTTAAAATAGAAGAGTTTTGTATATTCACATTGAAAGTTCGTTCGACACGCCCCAACAATCCATCAACTGACACATTAAAATAATCCGCTAAAATAGCGAGGTGGCTGACAGATACTTGTTTCTTGCCACTCTCATATGCCCACACAGTGCTTTTTGCAAATCCTAATTCTTCCGCTAAAGTTTCAACTGACAGTCCTTGCTGTTCTCTTAGGGCTTTTATTTTACTAGCTAATAATTCCATTGCAATCCCGCTTTCTCTTTTAAAATTCTAACTATTTAAAATATACTGCATACAGCGTGAAAATACAATATATTTGTATAATACTTTTTAAAAAATGTGAATATTTAGTGAAAAATTCCTTAAATTGTAATTTATTTTTAGTTTTCACTTTAAAATAAGGTTTTTTCTGCTCCGAATAAGGATTTTTAAGAAGGAGATTATTTATTCCAACTATTTCAAGTAAAATAAGCGATTATTCTCTTTAAAAAGTTATTTTAATATAAATGTTCTGAAAATTAGTATAGCAATTACTTTCATATTCTTCTTCGATTCAGTGTCTATTTTCCTAATTGTTAAATTTATTTTGATTTTTAGATTCAGAAAAAGTATTATAGTAACATATGAAAAAGGAGGTCGCATGATGTCTGACCATTATACAAAACAAGAAATTGTAAATAGCGTTCCGCAAAAAGGATTTTTCGGACACCCTAAAGGGCTATTCACGTTATTCTTCACAGAGTTTTGGGAGCGCTTTTCTTACTATGGCATGAGAGCGATTCTTGTCTACTATATGTACTACGAACTGTCACAAGGAGGACTTGGTTTAGACCAAACACTTGCCTTGTCAATCATGTCCATTTACGGTTCTCTGGTCTATATGTCCGGAATCATCGGAGGCTGGCTGGCCGATAGAGTATTCGGAACTTCAAAAGCCGTCTTTTATGGTGGTATTCTGATCATGCTTGGCCATATCGCATTGGCGATCCCTGGAAGCTTGACTATGTTCTTTATTTCAATGGTGTTGATCGTACTGGGTACAGGGTTATTAAAACCTAACGTTTCCAGCATCGTTGGTGAAGTTTACGCCGAGAAGGATGAACGCCGCGACGCCGGCTTCAGCATTTTCTATATGGGAATCAACTTGGGCGCCTTTTTATCTCCGCTAATCGTCGGTAAAGTCGGTATGGACATTAACTTCCATCTTGGTTTTGCCATTGCAGCAGTCGGTATGTTTTTGGGTCTTATCGTGTTTGTCGCTACCAAAAAGAAAAACCTGGGACTTGCTGGTACAACAATCGCCAGCCCATTGTCTCCTACTGAAAAGAAAAACTTCATCAAAATTTTTATCGGCAGCGTGATCGCGCTTGCCGCCATCGTGTATTTCGGATTAGAATTTGGATACTTGACGTTCAGCAGTTTCATTGCAACAGTCGGTATTTTAGGAATCTTAATTCCTACGGTTTATTTTGTTGTCATGTACCGCAGCAAGAAAACAACGGAAGTTGAACGCTCCCGCATCCTGGCCTATATCCCTCTTTTCATCGCTTCTGTGATGTTCTGGGCAATCCAAGAACAAGGGTCAACCATTCTTGCCGCTTATGCGGATACACGGACTGATTTGAACATTCTGGGAATGGATATTTCACCCGCTTGGTTCCAATCATTAAACCCATTGTTCATCATTACCCTGGCACCGGTATTCGCTTGGCTTTGGGTTAGACTTGGCAGCCGCCAGCCATCCATTCCGCAAAAGTTCTCGCTTGGTTTGCTGTTTGCTGGTTTGTCGTTCTTAGTTATTTTGCTTCCTGCTTACTTCGGTGGATCGGATTCACTAGTCAACCCGTTGTGGCTTGTACTTAGTTACCTGATCGTTGTTCTTGGCGAACTATGCTTGTCGCCTGTCGGCTTGTCTGCAACGACTAAATTGGCTCCTGTGGCTTTCTCAGCGCAAGCAATGAGCTTATGGTTCTTATCCAATGCAGCTGCGCAAGCCATCAACGCGCAACTCGTGAAATTCTACACTCCTGAAAATGAAATGATGTATTTTGGTTTGATTGGTGGAGCTTCCATCATTCTAAGTATCATCTTGTATTTTGCTTCTCCAACTATCCAGCGCTTCATGAAAGGCGTAAGATAAAAAAATGCCCGCCAGCGAATTATCGCCGGCGGGCATTTTTCTTTTTTCATTCGGTTATATCGAGTCCAAGCTGACGCGCAAAAGCGAGTGCCTGTTGGGACGACACACGGCAGCCTGCCATCTTTTCTACGGTGACTTGGATATTTTCAAAACGGTTTGAACTTAAGTCAACTCCCTTTAAACTTGTTTCAATGAAATTGATATTATTCAGTTCGCAAGAATAGAACTCGGTGCTTTTTAGTTCGGCTTCGTAAAAATCGGCAAAATTTAGCGCCGAAGTTTCAAAACGTGTGGTGTTGCATAACGAAAAGCCGAATGTTGCATAGTTGAGGACGCAATCGATAAACACTGTATGGCGCACGCCGGCTTCAGCAAAATTCGTTCCAACCAATTTGGAATTACGGAATTCTGTCCGGTGAAACACGCACCGGCTAAAGTCTGCATTGGACAAGTCGCAATTGATGAATACTACATCAACAAACTCACTGCGCGGCCAAGCCACTTCAAGGAAATTGACGTTTTCGAACACCACTTTATCAAAATGGAGTGCTTGATCCGTTTCGAATTCGATCGTTTCTTGAAAAATTTTGCAACCGTTTATGTAATGGTCATCCAGTGCGTCTGTAAATGACATGATTTCCAGTTTGCTTGGAATGACAGGTTCTAATCGTTTAGTTTTTTTCATACTGCTCTCCTTATGAGACAAAAAAATGGCTGCTTCACTTGTTGAAGCAGCCGCTTGTTCTCTTTATTTTACCAATTCCTTATTGACACACTCACTAATCACTTGCGGCTCATCAATCCGGTCGGAAGTTACTTCTACTTGATATAACTTGTTGTTGTGCATGAATTTGAAAATGCCGTTATCAAAATCGGTTCCGATTTCCTTAAAGAAAATTCCTTCAAGCTGGCATTCTCTTGTTTGTGAAAATCGAAGCTGATAACCATCGCTGTCTTTCACTAAATAACAGCGCACACCTTTTTCAAATTCCTCATGCTCTTCGCCTTTAATTGTGCGGGCTACAGATACTACATGAAAATCAGCAAATGGAATTTCACGCAGCAGTGTATTCATGAAAGATCCTTTTGTAATTTCTTCCCATCGGCTTCTTGCTGTTTGGCCAATGACAATTTGTGTAATATTGTGCTCGTTTGCAACTTCCGCAATCACTTTTGCAGGAGGGCGTTTTTCATCGTCACGGATGATAAATTCCTCAGCGCCAAATTCTTCAGCCAGTTCTTTCCATCGCTCAACATAAGCTGATTTATCTGCGTCGAATTCATCGAAAGGAAGAGAATCCACTGTAAGAATATACAACGGACAATCCAGCATGGTTGCCAGTTTGTTCCCGCGTTTAATCAGCCGCTCGCCATTCGGGCCATAAAAAACACAAACCAATATGCTTTCATCCATCCGTCCTCTAATTTTTTTCATTTTCCATTTCCCCTCCAGGGATTGTAATCAAAAGCCTGACAATCAAAACTATGAAATTATACTTCGAATCACGCTAAAAATCAAGGAATTTCGATTTCTAATTGATTAGAGAATTTCTTTGCAGCTCCTATCATCCCAGACCGTACCGTATCGAGTGAAAAAAGGAGCAAATTCCTGTATACTTTGTTCTGTATACATTAATTTTTTGGGCATTCATCAAAGCTATACCCCCATTTATATTCCCTATTCCAAGGTTTGTCAACTTAACTCCATTAATCTTATATTCTGACTCAGGAGGCTTCACTATGCACGCATTAATTCTTGCTATATTAATACCCTTTCTAGCTGCGGCTATTATCCCCTTCATACATAATCGTCTAAAAAAGCTGAATCTCGGTTGGCTAGTTATTGTCATCCCTTTATTGCTGTTTGCATTTTTCGTTTATCAGATTCCAGTAATCTCTTCTGGCGAAACGGTTTCCGCGATGTTGAACTGGATTCCTTCTTACGGAATCAATTTTATCGTTTATTTGGACGGCCTCAGCTTGATTTTGGCGCTGCTCATTACCGGGATGGGAAGCCTCGTTGTTCTCTATTCCATCTACTACTTATCCTCGACAGATTCATTGCCGCATTTTTATGCTTACCTGCTTCTGTTCATGGGCGCCATGCTTGGTGTCGTTTTATCCGATAACCTGCTAGTGCTGTACGTGTTCTGGGAACTGACCAGCATTTCCTCTTTCTTATTGATCGCCTTCTGGTATCACCGGAAAAATTCACGTTACGGCGCTCAAAAATCCCTGCTTATTACAGTTTTCGGCGGTTTCGGGATGCTTGCCGGATTCTTAATGCTTTATGCAATTTCAGGCACTTTTAGCATACGCGAACTAGTGGCCAGCGCCGGTCAGTACACAGATCATGCATTGTTTTATCCAGCTCTGTTTCTCGTGTTGCTCGGCGCATTCACAAAATCCGCTCAATTTCCTTTTCATATTTGGCTTCCTGATGCCATGGAAGCCCCGACTCCCGTCAGTGCGTACTTGCACTCGGCTACGATGGTCAAAGCCGGCATCTACTTGGTTGCCCGCTTCACTCCGGTGTTCGGCGGCACTTCCGCCTGGTTCTGGACGGTTACCCTTGTCGGCTTGATTACGCTGTTCTGGGGAGCGTTCTGCGCTATCCGCCAAACGGATTTAAAGGCGCTGCTGGCTTATTCCACGGTCAGCCAGCTCGGTTTGATTATGAGCTTATTCGGCTTAGGGTCGGCGGCCCTTTACTTTGGAGATGGAGAACAAGGCGCCTTTTATGGCCTGGCAACGTTTGCTGCATTATTCCACTTAGTCAACCATTCGACGTTTAAAGGCGCGTTGTTTATGGTCATCGGTATTGTCGACCATCAAGTAGGGACACGAGACATCCGCCGGCTTGGCGGGTTGATTGCTGTCTTGCCGATCACCTTCACCTTTGCGGTAATCGGCAGCTTTTCCATGGCCGGCCTTCCGTTGTTCAACGGCTTTTTGAGCAAAGAAATGTTTTTCACCGCCTCGCTTCGAGCCGCTAATCTCCCCGTGTTTTCAGCTGATACGTGGGGCTGGATTATTCCGGTTATCGCTTGGACAGCGAGCGTCTTGACGTTTGTCTACTGCATGATTTTGGTTTTCCGGACGTTCCTTGGGCCAAAGCAGTCTAAAAAACCGGAAAAGAATATTGTAGAGCCCCCTCTCGGCATGCTGATTTCCCCGGCAATTCTGTCGCTGCTTATCGTTGGACTGTTTTTTGTTCCAAATTTATTAGGCGACCATTTGTTGAAGCCGGCTCTTGGCGCTGTGCTGCCGAATATTACGGATGCTGCACCACACATTTCTGCCTGGCACGGTTTTAACACCGAATTGCTAATGACAATCGGCATTATCGTTTTTGGCTCATTGCTTTTTGCCACTGTCCGTTATTGGAGAAAAATTTACAACTACCTGCCAGATGGATGGACGTTCAATAATTTATACAATCAGATTTTAGCGAAGTCCGAAAAAAATTCAGGCACAATTACTTCAGCTTATATGACGGGTCATTTGCCTCATTATTTCACTTATATTTTCGGGTTCTTCATCTTGGTAACCGGGGGTACCCTGCTGCTCTCCGGAGCCTTATCTTTTGATTCTTCAGAAGATGCGCCTGTTACAACCTATGATTTCATGCTGGCAATCGCAATGATGGTTGCAGCAATCGCCATTCCTTTTGCCAAATCACGCCTTACAGCTACATTGCTCAATGGCATGCTGGGGTATTCGATTGCGATTTTCTTTGTACTGTTCCGTGCCCCTGACTTAGCGTTGACACAGCTCGTCATCGAAACAGTAACGACCGTGTTGTTCCTTCTTTGTTTCTATTACTTGCCAGATTGGAAAAAAGAAGCGTCGCCTCGCGGTGTGAAAATCAGAAATGCCGTCATTGCCATTGCAAGCGGCTTGACAGTTACACTGATCGGCCTATCCGTCAACAGCTTTGACAGCTTCGACAGCATTTCAAGTTTTTACGAAGACTCGTATGAGTTGGCCGGAGGCAATAATATCGTCAACTCGATTCTTGGGGATTTCCGGGCCTTTGATACGATGCTTGAATCACTCGTTCTGTTTATTGCAGGACTTGGGGTCTTTACGTTAATCCGCCTGAAAGCTAAAAAGGAGGAGCCGAATGATGAAGATCAATGATGTCATTTTAAAAACTGTCGGTAAAGTGGGAGTTCTGATTATTTTCACTTTCGGCATCTATTTGTTCATATCCGGGCACCATACCCCAGGCGGCGGGTTTATCGGCGGGCTTGTTCTTGCTTCTGCTTTTGTCTTATTGTTTTTAACTCATGATTCAGAAACAGTAAGTGAAGCCATTCCCATCGACTTCAAAAAACTTTCCGCTATAGGCGTATTACTGGCAACAATCAGTGGATTGGGCCCCGTCTTTTTCGGCCAGCCATTTTTGAGTCAGACATTCGGTTATTTTGAACTGCCGATTTTCGGAAAAACAGAACTCGCCACCGTTATGATTTTTGAGGCCGGAATTGCACTTACAGTAATCGGCGTTGTGGTGAATATTATTTTTAGCATAAGTGAGGATGAGTAACGCATGGAAACTTTAATCATAATTTTAGTCGGCGTGCTTACTGCAGTCGCCATTTATCTGCTACTATCGAAAAATTTAATTCGCGTCATTCTAGGGACGGCGATATTGTCACATGCGGTCCATCTGCTGATTTTAACAATGGGCGGGTTGAAACGAGGCACCGTTCCTCTGCTTGGCGAAGAAGAGAACACTTATGTCGATGCATTGCCGCAAGCTTTGATCTTAACTGCCATCGTCATCAGTTTTGCCGTGACAGCATTTGTTCTGGTACTCGCTTATCGGGCTTACCAGGAACTTGGTACCGACAATTTAAAGTCGATGAGAGGTGGCGCTGATGAATAATATCTTAATAATGCCCATGCTTCTTCCGATTCTCGCGGGAGTAATATTGATTTTCTTACGCTCGTATGGCCGTATCCAAGCATGGGTTGGCATCGGCACCATGGCTGGCACAGCTGCCATTGCCCTTTACTTGTTGGACAACATACAGACGGAAGGAATCCTGCGCCTTGATTTTGGCGGATGGTCTCCTCCGTTCGGCATTTCGTTTGTTGCCGATTCGTTTTCCGTGCTTCTCGTCTTAACCACTAGTATTGTCACCGCCATTTGTTTGCTTTACTCTATTTTTTCTACGAGTAAAGCTCAATCGACGATGTATTTTTACCCTACTGCCCTATTTCTTGTTGCTGGAGTCAACGGCTCATTTTTGACTGGCGACTTGTTTAATTTATTTGTTTGTTTTGAAGTGATGCTGTTATCTTCCTATGTCCTGCTGACGCTCGGAGGATCTCGAAAACAGCTGCGGGAAGCTATCAAATATGTCACTATTAACATAGTTTCATCCTGGTTCTTTTTGGTTGCTCTCGCCTTTTTATACGGAGCGATCGGCACATTGAATATGGCACATCTATCAGCCCGGGTTGCAGAAGCCGGACAAGGCCCTCTTCTTACAACGATCAGCATTGTCTTTTTAATCGTTTTCAGTTTA includes these proteins:
- a CDS encoding DUF4334 domain-containing protein; translated protein: MERLEEFHRILAGGRADLHTACQIFDACETVDLESLIGTWRGEEFHTGHPLDGVLKKLNWYGKAFHDAENVDPLLFEGKHGDVFAVDPVPVMDKRKLIKAAGGKARMRMMEFRGRTTATMIYDNLPIHDHFRKVQDGLLFCMMDWKGDKQPYFFLLNKVK
- a CDS encoding helix-turn-helix domain-containing protein, which produces MELLASKIKALREQQGLSVETLAEELGFAKSTVWAYESGKKQVSVSHLAILADYFNVSVDGLLGRVERTFNVNIQNSSILNEYTFLLDDKPLDQAEIAEAASYIQVKRRMGSYGSTSVQ
- a CDS encoding peptide MFS transporter translates to MSDHYTKQEIVNSVPQKGFFGHPKGLFTLFFTEFWERFSYYGMRAILVYYMYYELSQGGLGLDQTLALSIMSIYGSLVYMSGIIGGWLADRVFGTSKAVFYGGILIMLGHIALAIPGSLTMFFISMVLIVLGTGLLKPNVSSIVGEVYAEKDERRDAGFSIFYMGINLGAFLSPLIVGKVGMDINFHLGFAIAAVGMFLGLIVFVATKKKNLGLAGTTIASPLSPTEKKNFIKIFIGSVIALAAIVYFGLEFGYLTFSSFIATVGILGILIPTVYFVVMYRSKKTTEVERSRILAYIPLFIASVMFWAIQEQGSTILAAYADTRTDLNILGMDISPAWFQSLNPLFIITLAPVFAWLWVRLGSRQPSIPQKFSLGLLFAGLSFLVILLPAYFGGSDSLVNPLWLVLSYLIVVLGELCLSPVGLSATTKLAPVAFSAQAMSLWFLSNAAAQAINAQLVKFYTPENEMMYFGLIGGASIILSIILYFASPTIQRFMKGVR
- a CDS encoding pentapeptide repeat-containing protein, which produces MKKTKRLEPVIPSKLEIMSFTDALDDHYINGCKIFQETIEFETDQALHFDKVVFENVNFLEVAWPRSEFVDVVFINCDLSNADFSRCVFHRTEFRNSKLVGTNFAEAGVRHTVFIDCVLNYATFGFSLCNTTRFETSALNFADFYEAELKSTEFYSCELNNINFIETSLKGVDLSSNRFENIQVTVEKMAGCRVSSQQALAFARQLGLDITE
- a CDS encoding universal stress protein is translated as MKKIRGRMDESILVCVFYGPNGERLIKRGNKLATMLDCPLYILTVDSLPFDEFDADKSAYVERWKELAEEFGAEEFIIRDDEKRPPAKVIAEVANEHNITQIVIGQTARSRWEEITKGSFMNTLLREIPFADFHVVSVARTIKGEEHEEFEKGVRCYLVKDSDGYQLRFSQTRECQLEGIFFKEIGTDFDNGIFKFMHNNKLYQVEVTSDRIDEPQVISECVNKELVK
- a CDS encoding Na+/H+ antiporter subunit A gives rise to the protein MHALILAILIPFLAAAIIPFIHNRLKKLNLGWLVIVIPLLLFAFFVYQIPVISSGETVSAMLNWIPSYGINFIVYLDGLSLILALLITGMGSLVVLYSIYYLSSTDSLPHFYAYLLLFMGAMLGVVLSDNLLVLYVFWELTSISSFLLIAFWYHRKNSRYGAQKSLLITVFGGFGMLAGFLMLYAISGTFSIRELVASAGQYTDHALFYPALFLVLLGAFTKSAQFPFHIWLPDAMEAPTPVSAYLHSATMVKAGIYLVARFTPVFGGTSAWFWTVTLVGLITLFWGAFCAIRQTDLKALLAYSTVSQLGLIMSLFGLGSAALYFGDGEQGAFYGLATFAALFHLVNHSTFKGALFMVIGIVDHQVGTRDIRRLGGLIAVLPITFTFAVIGSFSMAGLPLFNGFLSKEMFFTASLRAANLPVFSADTWGWIIPVIAWTASVLTFVYCMILVFRTFLGPKQSKKPEKNIVEPPLGMLISPAILSLLIVGLFFVPNLLGDHLLKPALGAVLPNITDAAPHISAWHGFNTELLMTIGIIVFGSLLFATVRYWRKIYNYLPDGWTFNNLYNQILAKSEKNSGTITSAYMTGHLPHYFTYIFGFFILVTGGTLLLSGALSFDSSEDAPVTTYDFMLAIAMMVAAIAIPFAKSRLTATLLNGMLGYSIAIFFVLFRAPDLALTQLVIETVTTVLFLLCFYYLPDWKKEASPRGVKIRNAVIAIASGLTVTLIGLSVNSFDSFDSISSFYEDSYELAGGNNIVNSILGDFRAFDTMLESLVLFIAGLGVFTLIRLKAKKEEPNDEDQ
- a CDS encoding Na(+)/H(+) antiporter subunit B is translated as MKINDVILKTVGKVGVLIIFTFGIYLFISGHHTPGGGFIGGLVLASAFVLLFLTHDSETVSEAIPIDFKKLSAIGVLLATISGLGPVFFGQPFLSQTFGYFELPIFGKTELATVMIFEAGIALTVIGVVVNIIFSISEDE
- a CDS encoding Na(+)/H(+) antiporter subunit C encodes the protein METLIIILVGVLTAVAIYLLLSKNLIRVILGTAILSHAVHLLILTMGGLKRGTVPLLGEEENTYVDALPQALILTAIVISFAVTAFVLVLAYRAYQELGTDNLKSMRGGADE